In the Methanofastidiosum sp. genome, AATAGCTTCAAGAAGGCCATTATTGATGTTCATCAAAGCTCCCAGTTCGTTTAAATCACCGTTATCGTGCAATATCTTTTTTCCTTTTTCTGCTATCTCTCCCATGGCATCCATAATGTCATTAACGATTCCAGGATACTCTTCCTTCAACATCTTTACTTTCTCAAGAAGAATCTTTGTGCTTCCTTTTTCTCCAGTATATCCAACTATCAGTGGGAGATTCGGTGCGGAGAATCTTTCAATCTTTCCTTTCTTAAAATAAACTCCGCCACCAAGAGCTGAAACTGCAGGATCAATACCACTTGAGCTTCCCTGAACTTCAAACTCAACTTCTTTTCCCATTCTTGCTATCTCCTCGTTTTTAAGTTTCATTTCAAGAAGTTCTGAAAGAAGCTTTAACGTTGGGACAACAACGGCAGCAGATGAGCCAAGCCCAGCACCAACAGGTATATCTGATTTTATGGAAATTTCAAAGCCTTTTCTTGAACCATATTCAGTGAATATCCGCTCTATAGCTGACTTAACATAGGATACCACAAAGCCAGCCTTGCCATAATCTGTCCCTAAAAAAACTTCCTCTTCAGAAAATGATATACTGAGGCCAGGTATTTTAAGATCATTTGCATGGATTTTGATTATTTTCTCATTCAATAATTTTCCATCGGTATATGTGCGTAAATCTATTGCCGAAGCTATTGCGCCTTTCCCGTAAACAACGGAATGCTCCCCAAATAGGATTATCTTACCTGGTGCAGATACTAGCATCTGATCCCCACCGAGCCGTAACCTACAACAGTGCTATAATCTCCTGACGTTTCATAAGAATTTGAATAATCTAAAATTCTTGCTTTTTTTGCACCTAACTCTTTCATAGATGAAAGCATAGCAGAAAGTGGGCCATAGCCACATGTAGTATACTCCTTACTTTCTATGAATTGATATAATCCGTCTATATCAAAATTCTCTGCCATTTTAAGAATCTCCATATCATTGTTCTTTATCCACAAAAGAGTCTCTTCTTTGCTACCCCTAATTGGGCTATATCCAAATCGACTGCCATAGTGGACCAGATCACTTGAAGCGATTACCCCTAAAGATTCTTTGCTTGATTTAGCAATCGCCTTTCCTATATCAAGGGCCGTCTCTTTATCCTGAATCCCCATGCATATCGGGACAAAAGTAATGTCTTTTTTTATGTATTGTAAAAATGGCAGCTGTACCTCTATTGAGTGTTCATATTTATGGGCGGCAGAATCAACTCCAATGAACCCTGAATTTTCAACTATTTTTGAGG is a window encoding:
- a CDS encoding MEMO1 family protein yields the protein MYRPPYVAGSFYPEDKSALQKMIGNFMEEAKRNIDFIDEGKYAGVLCPHAGYVFSGKTQAHSYYYLSNSLPETFVILGPNHTGLGLPVALMDKGSWETPFGEIKINEELASKIVENSGFIGVDSAAHKYEHSIEVQLPFLQYIKKDITFVPICMGIQDKETALDIGKAIAKSSKESLGVIASSDLVHYGSRFGYSPIRGSKEETLLWIKNNDMEILKMAENFDIDGLYQFIESKEYTTCGYGPLSAMLSSMKELGAKKARILDYSNSYETSGDYSTVVGYGSVGIRC
- the mvk gene encoding mevalonate kinase yields the protein MLVSAPGKIILFGEHSVVYGKGAIASAIDLRTYTDGKLLNEKIIKIHANDLKIPGLSISFSEEEVFLGTDYGKAGFVVSYVKSAIERIFTEYGSRKGFEISIKSDIPVGAGLGSSAAVVVPTLKLLSELLEMKLKNEEIARMGKEVEFEVQGSSSGIDPAVSALGGGVYFKKGKIERFSAPNLPLIVGYTGEKGSTKILLEKVKMLKEEYPGIVNDIMDAMGEIAEKGKKILHDNGDLNELGALMNINNGLLEAIGVSTKELSELVFASRISGALGAKITGAGGGGCMYALAPNKQREVETAIKISGGIPIRTKTTDEGVRIEHE